taaggtAATTAATTGAAAGTTATCCTGAGGCCCCCTTGAAAGTATGTTGTGGACCCTGGTTGAGATCCACTGTAACAAATTATGGCATTTTATTTTAGTAACCATTATTTTTAAAGAgtatgacctatatatatatatatatatatatatatatatacatacgagacccacgcatttcaacccgttcaaccgctcacacgccacaccttgtatttctcacgcagagacattacgaggaTAACGCCCACCAAGTTGCGGTGCTATTTTTTAAACCGTGAAGTGAGTTCCCCGGAGGCCCTGCCACGCACCagctaatcaaataaaataaaaaatagctaccgatcagccaatcagaaaaaagCATTGCTGTAACTGGGTAAGATTTTCACAGGCTCGTGCGCAACACAGATTCAGACGCTCGCTGAAGTATGTAACGTAACGGTTACAGAAGAGGACAGCGGCtgtcacattttaaattatttacatctcGCCGAACTAATTTCTACAGACTTTTTGTCCAACTCCATTGATTTGCCAAGACAATGACCCCGATTTTcactatatacatttttttttcaatatatgaatttaaaattttttcaaaacagtctaagatattttttggtctgatggttattatgaccTCGACACTAACGCAATTTTGACAATCGGCAGTAGCTTTTGCGCCTATTAtagcccactattatttttttttatagctaacGTTACAGTttgaagaggatgcggggctactctgCAGTTTTATATAATagacttctataataggcctatccataatacttgtatgCCAGTACACATAAtagtttgaattattttagttttttctttccttttatttttactgcacaacATCCTGTCCCCATTTTGAAAACGTTTTGActaggctatttcattatattttatccaatgtataatactgattattgcattcgtctatttcaaagatgtcagggaagaggcaaaggagcaTTCTTTCATGCTTTGCTCTAAAAGAtcagctccctaaaaaggtggctgGGTCAGAAGAGGAGACTATGGAGAAGACAGTAGTGGAGgcagtggaggtggcagttaggGTGCCAGTAGAAGATGGGtccatggaagagactgtggaggaTACCgtagaggaaacagtggagaacccactggaaacagggGAAAAGGGAGGGTTAAGTAGAGCAGCCACCTATAGGTGTTCCTgaaggagtggtcaacccgatggccattcatcacaatgggaaccaccagctatttttactggtgcttagtctgcagacaagagaactcctgtgtccatcaaggtgtgagggacataagcagggaggctttctaaaatagctgcattgGTTTTAGTGCTCCCTCATTCAAATGCATATACTGAGAGGGTTTTCTGcatggtgggattaaacaagaccaaAACCAGGAACAGTTTAGCACTTGATGGAACACTGTCATCCATCATGACAGaaaaatggctggcctggaaccagggcttcaaatgggagccaccaacccctggcctcaaaaccagctaccaacacctacaataaaaaaacactgaccattatatatatatataaaccattaaCTTACAGTTAAGCTATAGAACAAGGCAGGAAAagtaaaattacataatttgaaATGTCAAAAATCTAAACCTTtgcatatacacatttcaaaGCAAGTTCAGAAATGATTATGATTTCATTCAGTCTAATTGTGTTATCACATATATTTGACTTCTCCCGACTCTGGGATGTCGTAgatttatagttttatattttgaCAGTAAGATCTGTTCACCTGCGCCACTGAAGCGGAGGACGTCTGTTTCTGCAACTTCATCCATGATTTAAAATCCGTACAAGCTCGGCACGGTTTCTTTTTCAGCTCTCCGGTAGTGGTCTGATCCTTAGTCGTGCTGTCCTCGGGCGGTCTTCCAGCCACGGGGAACGGGAAGCCCTCCATACGCGAAGTGTTATGCGTTGAGGACCGCGACCCGGCAGGAGTTGCCATGTGGTTTAAACTCGGACAACGTGTTATCAGAGCCTGTCCACGGAGAGCCTTCCCACTCCCTATTAATTCCTATTGTATCGAATTTTAAAGTACCACCAGAGCTCCACTGGGGGCGATCGCCATGagtgcaaaatgaatgggagtctatggggctAGACGGCTAAATGTGTCCCTTTCACCCGAATGCCGTTGAGAAATATCAGATCTGATTGTAGGTTTTGCAAGTTCAACATGGGTTATAGGTCGAAAGTTGAATGAACGAGTACTTATGTCTTTCGATTTCTTACAGGTTGAGTTGTTGTTGCCCATAACACCTAGCATTCTGctaatgaatgtgaatgtgtatgacgtcattgacattttaaaagactttttaaagcaaataagtgaCTCTAAAAAATCTAACACCCAGCAATGTGTAATTTCTTTGCATCTCCTTTCGAATGCAACATTCAAATTACTAGACAAAAAAATCTTGAGAAAAGAGGATTTTGACCTCCATTCATTCTGCACTCGTCCTGTGAGCGCCCTCATATGGAATCAGAGTGGAACTGCAACCAGTTCAGAAGCCGGAAGTGTAGTGAGAGTGAAACTCTCCATATTAGACATTCTCTGGTGTTATGTACTACCAGGGTTGCCAGATCTCCACTAAGAAATCCACCATCAACAAAACAGGCCTGAAAGCAAACttgtttttacatgtttttattggCGCTGTCGCAGTCACAAATTGAGCATTACAGCCATCTACTAAGGCAATGGATCGGAGACTTAAATCCCCTTTTCCCCAGACCAAACCTATCATGGCTCGAGCTTTCGATGCTGTTCAGCTCCTTCATCTACAGCCCAAGTCCCTCCCAGCCCAGAGAAGGggaatagcaataataataataatttatattctatTAATTAACTGAGTTCTTTTCAGAAATTTCATTAATAGACTATCGCTGCCTGTATtggattcaaaataaatttttaatgttaattgttGCTTGCTGTTCTTCTGGAGGTCATGGATTAGTTTACTTCTGTCCTCACTGAATAGTAGATGTTCTACTGTTTCTCTGACTCCACACCAGTCACATATTCCTCTTGGATGTTTTCCTATAGTCCTGGAGTTTAGATGACTACTTGGATCTTAACCTGGTTTCTTTATAGggataattaacacctgtttgcAACCCTGGGGTAAACAaaatttcaaaatgtacaaaatttcaGAATAATTCTCAATGAATCATCACTTAacttttttcatataaaatagCTAATTCCGTCTTGTCCAGGGGTTGAACTAGTTCTGGAAATAGTTCTTTTTATTTCCCTCATATATGGATGCTCTATTTCTCTCTCATATCCACAGTTTTCTTTGTCAAGTTGACCTTTCCTCCATTTGCACCTGTTTTTAAGCCTGGCCAATTTAAACGTtcaaaaagagtttaaagcattcaaacacaagacgagGAAAACTCAACTGAGTACTTGCGCTATGTTTGGTGCACAAACAGAGAGCCTAAACAGCAACATGCACAGAGCTCTtctttgcgtcctcctgcacctgaatgaacaaatgcaaatcgcagtttaaTCATGCAAACAGAAAAATATGTGAAAGAGCCTAATTCAGCAGCCCTGTGGTGTTCTGTGCACACAGGGCACACGCAGAGAGATGCGTCTCAAAGCACTTGAAAGCCGAAATTCGCCTCTTCTTCTTTGTACAGACAGATACAtacactcactgctcttgactgaattactttgtacttttaacaataattaatccacagtcaaaccaaaaattatttggacaccagattacattttttatatatattttttttacttgtggttgcaggacactatagttcattcaTGTGAGTGagtagcaaaataaaataaactgtgacatattatactcaaaaattcttcatacagtggactaccagtaaaaattataaaaaaaaaatataggacCAAAAATAATTCAGGCACTTcaacctgaccatgttttgcttattttgttttctttttctttaattgctaatgcgaCCTTTTTACAGACTGAGCAAAATTAATTTCTTGGTAATTGGCCAACAAAGTATTGATTGAAATTCATGTtttattgtttctgttttatCTGTTTATGGTTTGATTTTAATGTTCAGCACTTTGGTTAGTGAGTCTGTTtttaaaagtgctttataaataaatgaacctAAACTTTCTGAATTTTTGGTTGATTGTTAtgcattacatacctttctataaAAGTTATCTGTCATTAAGAttcatttgttctgacacagtttaactcttgagttcttttgagtcatattttattaccattttctaaactgtttgcaaataaactgtgataatgtgagaaatgttgaaggtgtctcaaTAAATAAGAGAAGACATgtagtgctattttacatttggtTATTCGATTTCTGTAATTAGACACCTAAGAACTTTAATAAACATTGTTTATTAACACAAAgtgcccactggtacaacctaaACCCCAGCTGTTGCCCTGCACACAGTACAAACTTGACTTCTGTCCAACAATCTTAAAGCTCATCACTGTCTGCTTTCccactgttttttgttttatagctttgtttttctgttcttcaTTTTACAAAGTCCGTTTTCatacataaaattaatattaaaagcgGGGTGAATCAAATTATTTGGTGTGGTGGTAAACTCTTATTTCTTAACTacttaaaaataactatttacaactatttacagttttaaatatacatattacacATATTTCTGCACACAGTCTCTTTGCCAGTCATATGAATTGTCTGGTGTTAAATATTTGAATACAAGCAAGTTTGAGCTCTCCATATTTTGTTGTAAAACCAGGGACTTGGCAACCCTGTGTTGAATGAATCGTTATGTTGAGCCGGATCTTCTGACTGAGCGTGCTAACTTAAGCGATTCACACGAACTGATCTAAATTATACATAAACAGCtgatctgaattattcagaaataGCCAGATTTGCCATCATTTAGCTTTATTAGAACAACCAAATGGATAATATGAAGACGTAAATTATCGGCTGAGgtaaaagattaattaaaactATTCTTTGAAACGACCGTTCGATTGAATCGATTCGCTGAAATGAGTCAGAATTGAAATCCAACCACTGTTATACGCATCATAGGAACGTTTGTTGTTGATGTAATTGACCTTATGTCAATTATCCAGAGTATGTCAACAACGGGTAGAGATATCATAACTGGCATTTAACACCAAATTTatgtactatatataaaaaaacgtgTTCTGgaattaaatattaaagaattGTTTTCACATCGGAACAATTTCTCCGCAGCACTGTCGGCCAGCGGAGGGTGACGTCAGCAGCAGTCCATGCAGCAGAGCTCGTGCCGCTTAAAACTGTAACTATCAACAGATTAACTTCTACAGATACACGAATGACAATATCTAATACTTTCTGTAGAGTGACATTTATATAAGTAGTCGTTTGACATGATATGTGAATGACAGCTCAATCAATGCACAGTGTTTGATAAGTTTGATAGAAGTGCCTGCTAGCTTAGCCTACCACTGACTACGTAGCCAGAGAGCAGATGCTCTGGACACTATGACTGACATGCTTTCTGTCACACTGTAATGTTCACAGGATTCACATAAGCAAAACATCACACTCGAGTGAAAATGGGGATCTTGGAGAAGATcgcagagatagagagagaaatcTCTCGAACACAGAAGAATAAAGGCAAGCCAAGATTTTTCTATAAAAGTACCGTCATAGGctttttgttgtagttgttgttgctgctgttgctTTCTATCTGTTTACTCCTAACCAATTAAATCCTGAGTGGTTACAAACTTGTTTTTGCAGCAACTGAGTACCATCTGGGTTTATTGAAAGCCAAGCTAGCCAAGTACAGAGCCCAGCTCCTGGAGCCCTCGAAGTCTGCTGGAGCCAAAGGAGAAGGCTTCGATGTGATGAAGTCTGGGGATGCGAGAGTGGCTCTGATCGGGTTCCCCTCAGTCGGCAAGGTACCAAACAACATCTGCAGTGCAACATGTCACAGTACTACTGAACAACACTTGAAAAGTATTGTCacatttataaatgataataTCCTACAAGATAGAACTTTTATCCTTGAAAGACATTATTTTACGACACTATGCAGGTGACTTTACTAAAGACAATGATAAACAAGAAAGCAAGAAAGCAAAGAGAATGACttgaatgcatttaatttatatagaCTTACTTTAAATACATCTCTTGCTTTCATGTTTTTTCCCTTTCTCCCTCCTATTTGTGTCTTATGCAAATGATTAACTCTTATTTTTCTCTCTATTCTGTTGACAATGTGTGTACTACTGTTGTTAAATTTTGTGTTAaatctgcaaacatttttttaaatatgtcaatACTATATTTTTTGCACTAAAATCAGAGACCTGCTCTAATTGATGGTGTTTTTGCAGTCTACATTTCTCAGTTTAATGACAGCCACAGAAAGTGAAGCAGCTTCGTATGAATTCACCACCCTGACCTGCATCCCCGGTGTCATTTCGGTattatttattccaaaatatttttCCTTGCTCTCTGTTTTTATGTATATCTTATTTCTGCgtgttgttttttgttaatatattaacCAGCATGATATTGgattcattattacatttttaattctagTACAAAGGTGCCAACATACAGCTGCTGGATTTGCCTGGTATCATTGAGGGGGCTGCACAAGGTACGTTCATGTGTGTTTTAGAGAGTAATGCACATTTTGCATATGTATTATGGCCTATCCTTGTTCTGTGTGGGTTTGTTTTAAAGGCAAGGGCCGAGGTAGACAGGTCATTGCTGTGGCCAGAACTGCAGATGTGGTCATCATGATGTTGGATGCGACTAAAGGAGATGTTCAGAGGTGAGTTGGAGCAGCGGAGAATGTTTGCATTATTGCTCTGATTCTTTGACGattgtggttttgttttttagGGAACTTCTGGAAAAAGAACTTGAATCTGTTGGCATCAGACTCAACCGCCCAAAACCAAATATCTATTTTAAGGTCagtgtttcagtttttatttttaatgtcagaGTTTGTCTAATAACCAAAATGTCTTTTTAAGTTCATATCCATTTTACTCtcttcaaaataacatttttcttaacaaaaataactgtttaGTTGAGAAGGTCCACGAAGCAGTTCATTTTAAGTAGATCTTAaggtgtttttaaaagaaatgtattcctCACTTGTGAAATATCTGTTTTTCAGCCTAAAAAAGGAGGTGGGCTATCGTACAATTCAACGGTTCCCCTCACACACTGCTCTGAGAAGCTTGTTCAGCTCATTCTTCATGAGTACAGTATCCTTTGGCATTGTTTATTCACGGTTTCATTCATTTTCCTCTAATAATGAGTGACACATTAACCTTAACATGACTGCAGAAATCTTCAACGCTGAGGTTTTGTTCAGAGAGGACAGCACTCCTGATGAATTTATTGATGTGATAGTGGGCAACAGAGTGTACATGCCTTGCTTATATGTGAGTGTATATTTCAGCCTGATGCAAAGCGTCTCCGTTTTAATTATGTCAGCAAATGATATAATGAATATCTGTCTTATTACAGGTGTACAACAAAGTGGATCAGATTTCTATAGAGGAAGTGGATCGTCTTGCTCATAGACCCAACAGTGTAGTGATCAGCTGCGGCATGAAGCTGAATCTAGATTATCTCCTGGAGCAGTTATGGGAGGACCTGGCTCTGATCTGCATATACACCAAGAAAAGAGGAGGTAAGCTTTTTTTTTGGTCCCAAATTTATAGTAATTTAAGATGCTTTCATGCGTTTTAGCCTCTTGTTGTCCAACACAATACAGGTGAATATATCTACGAGATTTGTGCTCTATGACAAAGCTGCTTGTTTTGTATTAATACATTCGATTAATTCATTATTTGTtgtaaagtattttaattttgttaattatttattagaGCTTTTAGTATAAGCCATGTCTGTTTGGCGTCAAACAGATTTtggttagttttcatttttttgtaaagttgtcTGGCGAAAGGTTCACATTTGAATCcattttaaatttagatcataattTAATTTGTTGCATTTCTTTTCAAAGCTTGtcttaaaaactgaaaaaaagagcgTATGTTTGAatttagtgtttttattctttgctcttttttttttattaatattattatttttattgttgttaagaACGCCCAGATTTCGGTGACCCTATAATCATGAGACGAGGAGCATCAGTTGAACATGTGGTATGTCTCTGTTTTGTTGTCCTGTgacacctgcaaaaaaaaaaaaaaaaaaaaaaaaaaattatatatatatatatatatatatatatatatatatatataactatagaCAGTAAATGCTGAAGTGttgtctaaaaatatatttatacctGAACATGTTTATTTCTATTTGATTGTGCTCTCTAACTAAATCCTATATATTTTTAGCGTATCAAGATCAGATTCATGATTGTGTTTCTTATTTCTTCCAGTGTCACAGAATCCACAGGACGTTAGCTAGCCAGTTCAAGTACGCACTTGTCTGGGTAAGATCCTTCTCCTCCTGAAGTGAAATATACTCTTGCTTTTGTTCCATGCTTTTGAGTAGCACTGCTGTGTTTTTGGATTACAGGGAACAAGCACAAAGTACAGTCCTCAGAGAGTAGGACTGACTCACATCATGGAACATGAGGATGTCATTCAGATTGTGAAGA
The nucleotide sequence above comes from Carassius gibelio isolate Cgi1373 ecotype wild population from Czech Republic chromosome B3, carGib1.2-hapl.c, whole genome shotgun sequence. Encoded proteins:
- the drg2 gene encoding developmentally-regulated GTP-binding protein 2; this translates as MGILEKIAEIEREISRTQKNKATEYHLGLLKAKLAKYRAQLLEPSKSAGAKGEGFDVMKSGDARVALIGFPSVGKSTFLSLMTATESEAASYEFTTLTCIPGVISYKGANIQLLDLPGIIEGAAQGKGRGRQVIAVARTADVVIMMLDATKGDVQRELLEKELESVGIRLNRPKPNIYFKPKKGGGLSYNSTVPLTHCSEKLVQLILHEYKIFNAEVLFREDSTPDEFIDVIVGNRVYMPCLYVYNKVDQISIEEVDRLAHRPNSVVISCGMKLNLDYLLEQLWEDLALICIYTKKRGERPDFGDPIIMRRGASVEHVCHRIHRTLASQFKYALVWGTSTKYSPQRVGLTHIMEHEDVIQIVKK